From the Lolium rigidum isolate FL_2022 chromosome 2, APGP_CSIRO_Lrig_0.1, whole genome shotgun sequence genome, one window contains:
- the LOC124690780 gene encoding CAX-interacting protein 4-like yields MPATAGRVRMPANNRVHSSAALQTHGIWQSAIGYDPYAPEDNKHQAPSSSFSAAAVAANETTGSSVNAYTSLQSLLIVARLTSNADDTRGACKKCGRVGHLTFQCRNFLSLKTIGIEDDILQASNVAEAQAKFAEAKNKTSDAEEEDSDKDDIDSDPSDSDIDPVLEKIIAERERAKSRRGEQSEENNKKTRRHRSSSTKDKKKDGRKKHQSSDQDSERDSDRKRDRKSRKRQRTHHRKYGESGEEGRRHRHHHKRRHHRRNAPDGDSAADRSQYTATC; encoded by the coding sequence ATGCCGGCGACGGCGGGGCGCGTCCGCATGCCGGCGAACAACCGCGTGCACAGCAGCGCGGCGTTGCAGACGCACGGCATCTGGCAGAGCGCCATCGGCTACGACCCCTACGCTCCCGAGGACAACAAGCACCAGGCTCCCTCATCCTCCTTCTCCGCCGCTGCCGTTGCCGCCAACGAAACCACCGGCTCCTCCGTGAACGCCTACACCAGCTTACAGAGCCTCCTTATTGTCGCCCGGCTCACCtccaacgccgacgacacccgGGGCGCCTGCAAGAAGTGCGGTCGTGTTGGTCACCTCACCTTCCAGTGCCGCAACTTCCTGTCCCTGAAGACGATCGGCATAGAAGACGACATCCTGCAGGCCAGCAATGTGGCCGAGGCGCAGGCCAAGTTCGCCGAAGCCAAGAATAAAACCTCTGACGCTGAAGAGGAAGATTCTGACAAGGACGACATTGACAGCGATCCCTCTGATTCGGATATTGATCCCGTGCTGGAGAAGATCATTGCTGAGCGGGAGCGTGCAAAGAGTCGCCGGGGGGAGCAGTCCGAGGAGAATAACAAGAAGACAAGGCGACATAGGAGCAGCAGCACCAAGGATAAGAAGAAGGATGGGCGGAAGAAGCATCAGAGCTCAGATCAGGATAGCGAGCGTGACTCTGACAGGAAGAGGGACAGGAAGAGTAGGAAGAGACAGAGGACCCACCACAGGAAGTATGGCGAGTCTGGAGAGGAAGGGAGGAGGCATCGCCACCACCACAAGAGACGTCATCACCGCAGGAATGCACCTGATGGTGACAGTGCTGCAGACCGATCGCAATATACTGCAACATGCtaa